A window of Streptomyces marispadix contains these coding sequences:
- a CDS encoding SIR2 family NAD-dependent protein deacylase, with protein sequence MTASPEPAPRPSAEPAPETPGASSPRGPLVAILSGAGISTDSGIPDYRGPQGLWRSDPEAEKLVTYDYYMNDPDIRRRSWQMRRTSPTWKARPNAAHEAVAELERSGRPVRVITQNVDGLHQLAGLPDRKVLELHGSSRSVVCTRCEAGGPMAEALERVEAGEEDPACLECGGILKSATVMFGQALDPDVLGRAVAVAKACDVFVAVGTSLQVQPAASLAGIAVEHGARLVIVNAEPTPYDELASEVVREPIGEALPALLERLHTD encoded by the coding sequence ATGACCGCCTCCCCCGAGCCCGCGCCCCGCCCCTCCGCCGAGCCCGCGCCGGAGACGCCGGGCGCCTCCTCGCCCCGTGGCCCGCTCGTCGCGATCCTCAGCGGTGCCGGGATCTCCACGGACTCCGGCATCCCCGACTACCGCGGCCCGCAAGGGCTTTGGCGCAGCGATCCGGAGGCGGAGAAGCTCGTCACCTACGACTACTACATGAACGACCCGGACATCCGCCGCAGGTCATGGCAGATGCGGCGCACCAGCCCCACCTGGAAGGCACGGCCCAACGCCGCGCACGAGGCCGTCGCGGAGCTGGAGAGGTCCGGCAGGCCGGTGCGCGTCATCACACAGAACGTCGACGGACTCCACCAGCTCGCGGGCCTGCCCGACCGCAAGGTGCTGGAACTGCACGGCAGTTCACGATCCGTGGTCTGTACGCGGTGCGAGGCCGGGGGCCCGATGGCGGAGGCGCTGGAGCGGGTCGAGGCGGGCGAGGAGGATCCGGCCTGTCTGGAGTGCGGGGGCATCCTGAAGTCGGCGACGGTGATGTTCGGACAGGCCCTCGATCCGGACGTGCTGGGCCGGGCGGTCGCCGTGGCGAAGGCGTGCGACGTCTTCGTGGCGGTGGGTACGTCGCTACAGGTGCAGCCCGCGGCGTCGCTCGCGGGGATCGCCGTGGAGCACGGCGCGCGTCTCGTCATCGTCAACGCCGAGCCCACGCCGTATGACGAGTTGGCGTCCGAGGTCGTGCGGGAACCGATCGGCGAGGCGCTGCCCGCGCTGCTGGAGCGGCTGCACACGGACTGA
- a CDS encoding PP2C family protein-serine/threonine phosphatase, translated as MGDRRAWVAELLSAVEIERPVRSVAVLARILQREFQAVDVSFLITDLGGKAVVRLTGDNVASGDGPKPLALAGTVYGHVVRSQRPWIGSLEFEAVDAMGVLSHGPAQQSEPHSGLTKVIAPVTHRGDAIGLLELTLPEPPDRAQLDHMTEAAHALAYVVIVNRRFTDLYEWGRRTTPMSLASEIQHQLLPESYTCEAGPVTLAGSLEPAAQVGGDTFDYALGENGITVSLTDAMGHDVRAAQLATVVVAALRNARRTGQGLIDQARAANQAVVEHAVQEHDAVTEQTEQVRGALAEHGAQAMVTGQLMWIGFDTGENAFVNAGHQFPLRLRDGRAEQLTPLVDIPFGILPESGYRLQSLDLRPGDRLLLLTDGMLEPTQEDRSLRRLLEATASEHPREAVQAFTRSVLADQGHDPRDDATALCLDFKNSS; from the coding sequence ATGGGTGACCGGCGTGCTTGGGTGGCCGAGCTGCTGTCCGCCGTGGAGATCGAGCGGCCGGTGAGATCGGTGGCCGTGCTCGCGCGGATACTCCAGCGGGAGTTCCAGGCGGTCGACGTGTCCTTCCTGATCACGGACCTCGGCGGCAAGGCCGTCGTCCGGCTGACCGGGGACAACGTCGCGAGCGGGGACGGGCCGAAGCCGCTGGCGCTCGCCGGGACCGTCTACGGGCACGTGGTCCGCTCGCAGCGGCCCTGGATCGGGTCCCTGGAATTCGAAGCGGTCGACGCCATGGGCGTCCTGTCGCATGGACCCGCGCAGCAGTCGGAGCCGCACTCCGGGCTGACCAAGGTCATCGCACCGGTCACCCACCGCGGTGACGCCATCGGGCTGCTGGAGCTGACGCTGCCAGAGCCGCCCGACCGCGCACAGCTCGACCACATGACCGAGGCCGCACACGCCCTCGCCTATGTCGTGATCGTCAACAGGCGCTTCACCGACCTCTACGAGTGGGGGCGGCGCACCACTCCGATGTCGCTGGCCTCCGAGATACAGCATCAGCTGCTGCCGGAGTCGTACACGTGCGAGGCGGGCCCGGTCACCCTCGCCGGTTCGCTGGAGCCCGCCGCGCAGGTCGGCGGTGACACGTTCGACTACGCGCTGGGCGAGAACGGCATCACCGTGTCCCTCACCGATGCCATGGGCCACGACGTACGGGCGGCGCAGCTCGCCACGGTGGTGGTCGCCGCGCTGCGCAACGCCCGCCGCACGGGCCAGGGCCTGATCGACCAGGCCAGGGCGGCCAACCAGGCCGTCGTGGAGCACGCCGTGCAGGAGCACGACGCCGTGACCGAACAGACCGAGCAGGTGCGCGGCGCGCTGGCCGAGCACGGTGCGCAGGCCATGGTCACCGGGCAGCTCATGTGGATCGGCTTCGATACCGGGGAGAACGCCTTCGTCAACGCCGGGCACCAGTTTCCGCTGCGGCTGCGCGACGGCAGAGCGGAACAGCTCACCCCGCTCGTGGACATCCCCTTCGGAATCCTTCCGGAGTCCGGTTATCGCCTTCAGAGCCTCGATCTGCGCCCCGGCGACCGGCTCCTCCTGCTCACCGACGGCATGCTGGAGCCGACGCAGGAGGACCGCAGTCTGCGCCGCCTGCTGGAGGCGACCGCCTCCGAGCACCCTCGTGAGGCGGTGCAGGCGTTCACCCGTTCCGTACTGGCCGACCAGGGCCACGATCCGCGCGACGACGCGACGGCGCTCTGCCTGGACTTCAAGAACTCCTCGTAA
- a CDS encoding gamma-glutamyltransferase family protein, translating to MFTTRPTLQGTFGMVSSTHWLASQTAMAVLEDGGNAYDAAVAAGFVLHVVEPHLNGPAGEVPALVAPAGGPVKVLCGQGVAPRGASIGHYTSLGLELVPGTGPLAAAVPGAFDAWMVLLRDHGTRSLERVLGYAIGYAERGHPAVERVGETVGTVRELFETEWTTSAALYLAGGRAPAPGALLRNPALAATWRRLLEECATAGHGREQRIEAARRVWREGFIADALLAASARPTMDTSGERHTGTLTGDDLAGWEAAYEDPVTYDWNGWTVCKAGPWSQGPALLQQLALLPDEVTAADVHFGDAATGSPHSDSAFVHRLIEGTKLAMADREAWYGDAEGADAVPVETLLSAAYNDERRALIGEEASRELRPGSPDGREPRISAHAAAVAAGEGGFDPLAVSAGAGEPTVARDGATRGDTCHIDVVDRWGNMISATPSGGWLHSNPVIPELGFPLGTRLQMTWLEPGLPNSLTPGRRPRTTLTPSLALRGGEPVLAFGTPGGDQQDQWQLHFFLAAVLRPHVRGGPDLQGAVDAPDWHTDSFPGSFYPRAMRPGSVTVESRTPRSVTEGLRRRGHDVEVGPAWSEGRLCAVARDPETGVLSAAANPRGMQGYAVGR from the coding sequence GTGTTCACGACCCGCCCCACCCTGCAAGGCACCTTCGGCATGGTCTCCTCCACCCACTGGCTCGCCTCCCAGACGGCGATGGCCGTGCTGGAGGACGGCGGCAACGCCTATGACGCCGCCGTCGCCGCCGGCTTCGTGCTGCACGTCGTCGAGCCGCACCTCAACGGGCCCGCCGGTGAGGTGCCCGCGCTCGTCGCGCCCGCCGGAGGCCCCGTGAAGGTGCTGTGCGGCCAGGGCGTCGCACCGCGCGGCGCGAGCATCGGGCACTACACCTCGCTCGGCCTCGAACTGGTCCCCGGAACGGGCCCGTTGGCCGCCGCCGTACCGGGCGCGTTCGACGCGTGGATGGTGCTGCTGCGCGACCACGGCACCCGGTCGCTGGAGCGGGTGCTGGGATACGCCATCGGCTACGCCGAGCGCGGCCACCCGGCGGTGGAACGGGTCGGCGAGACCGTGGGGACCGTACGGGAGCTGTTCGAGACGGAGTGGACCACCTCCGCCGCGCTGTACCTCGCCGGCGGACGCGCACCCGCGCCCGGCGCCCTGCTGAGGAACCCGGCGCTCGCCGCGACCTGGCGCCGGCTGCTGGAGGAGTGCGCCACCGCCGGTCACGGGCGTGAGCAGCGCATCGAAGCCGCACGCCGCGTCTGGCGCGAGGGCTTCATAGCCGACGCCCTGCTCGCAGCGTCGGCCAGGCCCACCATGGACACCTCGGGCGAGCGCCACACCGGCACCCTCACCGGCGACGACCTCGCCGGCTGGGAGGCCGCATACGAAGACCCCGTCACCTACGACTGGAACGGCTGGACGGTCTGCAAGGCGGGCCCCTGGTCGCAGGGCCCCGCACTGCTCCAGCAGCTCGCGCTGCTCCCGGACGAAGTCACCGCCGCCGACGTGCACTTCGGCGACGCCGCCACCGGCTCCCCCCACTCCGACTCGGCCTTCGTGCACCGCCTCATCGAGGGCACCAAGCTCGCCATGGCCGACCGTGAGGCGTGGTACGGCGACGCCGAGGGCGCCGACGCCGTACCGGTCGAGACGCTGCTGTCCGCCGCGTACAACGACGAGCGGCGCGCACTCATCGGCGAGGAGGCCTCACGCGAACTGCGGCCCGGCAGCCCGGACGGCCGCGAGCCCCGCATCTCCGCGCACGCCGCAGCGGTGGCGGCAGGCGAGGGCGGCTTCGACCCCCTCGCCGTCTCCGCGGGCGCGGGCGAGCCGACCGTCGCCCGCGACGGCGCCACCCGCGGCGACACCTGCCACATCGACGTCGTCGACCGCTGGGGCAACATGATCAGCGCCACGCCCAGCGGCGGCTGGCTCCACTCCAACCCCGTCATACCCGAACTCGGCTTCCCCCTCGGCACCCGCCTCCAGATGACCTGGCTGGAGCCCGGCCTGCCCAACTCCCTTACGCCGGGCCGCCGTCCGCGCACGACGCTCACCCCGTCGCTGGCGCTGCGCGGCGGAGAGCCGGTGCTGGCGTTCGGCACTCCGGGCGGAGACCAGCAGGACCAGTGGCAGCTCCACTTCTTCCTCGCCGCCGTGCTGCGGCCGCACGTACGGGGAGGGCCCGACCTTCAGGGCGCCGTCGACGCCCCCGACTGGCACACCGACAGCTTCCCCGGCTCCTTCTATCCGCGGGCCATGCGCCCGGGCAGCGTGACCGTGGAGTCGCGTACGCCCCGTTCGGTGACCGAGGGGCTGCGCCGGCGCGGCCACGACGTGGAGGTGGGCCCTGCCTGGTCGGAGGGACGCCTGTGCGCCGTCGCACGCGATCCGGAGACCGGGGTCCTCAGCGCCGCCGCCAACCCGCGCGGCATGCAGGGCTACGCCGTGGGCCGGTGA
- a CDS encoding inositol monophosphatase family protein gives MIDDELVTAVEGAVRRAVGEEVTPRWRQLADDEVVQKSGPHDLVTVADQRAEEMLTRELAALLPGSVVVGEEAVHAKPATYEALHGDAPVWIVDPIDGTRQFVRGHEGFCTLVALARYGELLASWTYAPVPDEMAIARHRGGALLNGEALRAGSPEEGKVLEVATSHPDFTTDEQKRSLLGLRTEGVAPRPCGSAGLEYLAVARGLVDAVAFSWEAAWDHAAGLLLVAEAGGESRTVAGKPFRLAGGNALPFTAARDAGTARRMVGLLRAGR, from the coding sequence ATGATCGACGATGAGCTGGTGACGGCAGTCGAAGGAGCCGTACGCAGGGCCGTCGGCGAGGAGGTGACGCCGCGCTGGCGTCAGCTCGCCGACGACGAAGTGGTGCAGAAGAGCGGCCCGCACGACCTCGTCACCGTCGCCGATCAGCGCGCGGAGGAGATGCTCACCCGCGAGCTGGCCGCACTGCTGCCCGGCTCCGTCGTCGTCGGCGAGGAGGCGGTGCACGCCAAGCCCGCCACCTACGAGGCCCTGCACGGCGACGCACCGGTGTGGATCGTCGACCCGATCGACGGCACACGGCAGTTCGTCCGCGGCCACGAGGGTTTCTGCACCCTCGTCGCACTCGCCCGCTACGGCGAACTCCTCGCCTCCTGGACCTACGCGCCGGTGCCCGACGAGATGGCCATCGCCAGGCACCGCGGCGGCGCGCTCCTCAACGGCGAGGCGCTGCGGGCGGGATCGCCCGAGGAGGGCAAGGTCCTCGAAGTGGCCACCTCCCACCCGGACTTCACCACGGACGAGCAGAAGCGCTCGCTGCTGGGGCTGCGCACCGAGGGCGTCGCACCGAGGCCGTGCGGCTCGGCCGGGCTGGAGTATCTCGCTGTGGCGCGCGGCCTGGTGGACGCCGTGGCCTTCAGTTGGGAGGCCGCCTGGGACCACGCCGCGGGGCTGCTCCTCGTCGCGGAGGCAGGCGGCGAGAGCCGCACCGTCGCCGGCAAGCCGTTCCGTCTCGCAGGCGGCAACGCGCTGCCGTTCACCGCGGCGCGGGACGCCGGA
- a CDS encoding methyltransferase domain-containing protein — protein MPDVSPSALDSAIAAVPAERFLGVDGRAVRPCTPPDVTYRHLHMLDVPPGANVLDVGLGSGLSAALLARLAGPGGQVTAVEIDPRLAARAKTLYGEHAHRVGVVVGDGLPGHPPCAPYDRILAGVTPPAVPDVWLRQLKPGGVLLCGVRISGLPGGHAIARITARATGPGPGPGPGPGPGPGPGPGPGPGPGTGTGTGPDERHDPYQVTVHQGGYMPMTVPEGWADVGGDAVTRASDPERPQCSLTLLGAHDPATAAALCAALTSAPHIEAAPVTGGDWHHLKNWLMATAPDGLLEATLDQGTGVGIGLTGPDGAQHAALVTGFDLIADDADSPALESLTGLIRRWRALGALRTHELPARAHREGDVWHIRFEAGE, from the coding sequence ATGCCCGACGTCTCACCGTCCGCGCTCGACAGCGCCATCGCCGCCGTGCCCGCGGAGCGGTTCCTCGGCGTGGACGGCCGTGCCGTACGCCCCTGCACGCCCCCCGACGTCACCTACCGCCATCTGCACATGCTCGACGTCCCACCGGGAGCGAACGTCCTGGACGTCGGCCTCGGTTCGGGACTCTCCGCAGCGCTGCTCGCCCGACTGGCCGGTCCCGGCGGGCAGGTGACCGCCGTCGAGATCGATCCGCGGCTGGCCGCGCGTGCCAAGACCCTCTACGGCGAGCACGCCCACCGGGTGGGTGTCGTCGTGGGCGACGGGCTCCCCGGCCACCCTCCTTGTGCGCCCTACGACCGCATACTCGCGGGCGTCACCCCGCCCGCCGTACCTGACGTCTGGCTGCGCCAACTCAAGCCGGGCGGCGTGCTGTTGTGCGGTGTACGCATCAGCGGCCTGCCCGGCGGCCATGCCATCGCCCGTATCACCGCCCGTGCCACCGGCCCCGGCCCCGGCCCCGGCCCCGGCCCCGGCCCCGGCCCCGGCCCCGGCCCCGGCCCCGGCCCCGGCCCCGGTACCGGCACCGGCACCGGCCCCGACGAACGGCACGACCCGTACCAAGTCACCGTCCACCAGGGCGGATACATGCCGATGACCGTCCCTGAAGGGTGGGCGGACGTCGGCGGGGACGCCGTCACACGCGCCTCCGACCCCGAACGGCCGCAGTGCTCACTGACCCTCCTCGGCGCCCACGACCCCGCCACCGCCGCCGCACTGTGCGCCGCGCTCACCTCCGCCCCGCACATCGAGGCCGCTCCCGTGACGGGCGGCGACTGGCACCACTTGAAGAACTGGCTCATGGCCACCGCCCCCGACGGGCTGCTCGAAGCGACCCTCGACCAGGGCACGGGCGTCGGCATCGGTCTCACCGGACCGGACGGCGCGCAACACGCCGCGCTGGTCACGGGTTTCGACCTCATCGCCGACGACGCGGACTCGCCCGCCCTCGAATCGCTCACCGGCCTGATCCGCCGCTGGCGGGCCCTCGGCGCTCTCCGTACGCACGAACTGCCCGCACGGGCGCACCGCGAGGGCGACGTGTGGCACATACGGTTCGAAGCCGGGGAATGA
- a CDS encoding oligopeptide/dipeptide ABC transporter ATP-binding protein gives MRLRVRGSSGAAFRSAALPTAVLALGGTGCASLTTSATEVGGVRMTDERPMRDGGSLTVAFKSDPDKLDPSLGSTLVGRSVLAAMCQKLYDTDARNHIRPQLAGKMPEVSDGGRKVVIEVRKGARFSDGTPLDAKAVETSPRRHRDLPESARAGELEPVQSIEAVGGDKVEPRLKEPYEPLLGALADRSGMVMSPRALKRYGKDFAAQPSCVGPFRFKQRVAGDRIVLEKDLGDRIAVMYLGEIVEVAPAAELFAVPKHPYTQALLSAVPVPDPPAQRARQRIVLEGDLTGPVFPKAGGGTQTVDHCRFHTRCPLAYDRCRTQAPEHRTLPGTGPDGSDGGRTVACHLVEDDGTAPRRGGAAVRRPARGDRPLAPLAATTRQRPPDSHHPTATTPQTPAPQTPTP, from the coding sequence TTGCGCCTTCGCGTACGAGGTTCCTCGGGTGCCGCGTTCCGTTCTGCGGCGCTGCCCACGGCCGTACTCGCGCTGGGCGGGACCGGCTGCGCGTCGCTGACGACGTCGGCGACCGAGGTGGGCGGAGTGCGGATGACCGACGAGCGGCCCATGCGCGACGGCGGCTCGCTCACAGTGGCGTTCAAGTCCGATCCCGACAAGCTCGATCCGAGCCTCGGCAGCACTCTCGTGGGGCGCAGCGTCTTGGCAGCGATGTGCCAGAAGCTCTACGACACCGACGCACGCAACCACATACGGCCCCAACTGGCCGGGAAAATGCCCGAGGTGAGCGACGGCGGCCGCAAGGTGGTCATCGAGGTCCGCAAGGGCGCCCGCTTCAGCGACGGCACGCCGCTGGACGCGAAGGCCGTCGAGACCTCGCCGCGCCGTCACCGCGATCTGCCCGAGTCGGCACGCGCCGGCGAACTCGAACCGGTCCAGAGCATCGAGGCCGTCGGCGGCGACAAGGTCGAACCGCGCCTGAAGGAGCCCTACGAGCCGCTGCTGGGCGCGCTCGCCGACCGCTCCGGGATGGTGATGTCGCCGCGCGCACTGAAGAGGTACGGCAAGGACTTCGCCGCGCAGCCCTCGTGCGTCGGGCCGTTCCGCTTCAAGCAGCGGGTGGCGGGCGACCGCATCGTGCTGGAGAAGGACCTCGGCGACCGCATCGCCGTGATGTACCTCGGCGAGATCGTCGAAGTCGCCCCGGCCGCCGAGCTGTTCGCGGTGCCGAAGCACCCGTACACGCAGGCCCTGCTCTCCGCGGTGCCCGTACCCGATCCGCCGGCGCAGCGGGCGCGGCAGCGGATCGTTCTGGAGGGCGACCTGACCGGGCCCGTCTTCCCCAAGGCCGGGGGAGGGACGCAGACTGTCGACCACTGCCGCTTCCACACACGCTGTCCCCTCGCCTACGACCGCTGCCGTACGCAGGCACCCGAGCACCGCACGCTGCCGGGCACGGGCCCTGACGGCTCGGACGGCGGGCGCACGGTGGCCTGCCACCTCGTCGAGGACGACGGGACTGCCCCCCGACGCGGCGGTGCCGCCGTCCGGCGTCCGGCCCGCGGCGACCGCCCCCTAGCCCCGCTCGCAGCGACCACCCGACAGCGACCACCCGACAGCCACCACCCGACAGCCACCACCCCGCAGACCCCGGCCCCGCAGACCCCGACCCCGTGA